A stretch of DNA from Lotus japonicus ecotype B-129 chromosome 4, LjGifu_v1.2:
aaggtgatttcttccttcttctgatgaaggcaatccactaaaatcaatgagtgttacaactgcactttgcaacctgctaagtgactaacaatacactgattttctcactagtatcctcttaagaagctgatctaccgatcctcttaaacatctggtcttcagaacttcagacttgagttcttcagaacttcttgagagcttccatcttcagagcttctgaagtatttgccactgttcagaacgaacatggtggcttaaagagctctctttttagtaacccttggttcttcttcttctgaacgaataggcttgggtcagattcagaacctgtttgtcacaacttaaaaagacaaacgttagggtaccacaattgttcatcatcacaaaccttaattgtaatcatcaaaacatagagatgcaaccactgatcaaaccttgatcttacaatctccccctttttgatgatgacaaaacaagtattttgatgaacaatttttacacaataaactgaatacataGGAAAgaaaggatcagagattaaacttatccttgtgtaacggtttgcattgctctttctgaatctgggatgacatctgattctgagctagggtctccccctgaatctatgacttgatgagatgatgaatagtctagattcggagtctggttatgtgatcagaatttacgacgcttgaagagatgtatactcatcagaagtgatggttcagaacttagcgtatatcacataataacatagatTCTTGTCCatatataattggaataaggcgtcagaagcaagattagttcagtatatgaacaaaatgtattccttatttgagacgcttgacaatatctatgtgctataagtaattatacttattctcctctactggttttatatatatataagaaaaaaaaaattatcaaaaccatttttatgtactccccctttttgtcataagcaaaaagggtgaaaaacaaaaccaacaataacgATAACAAGAAGGTGATGCAAATAAgatatgttattattactgaacggagaagaagtacaaaggatcgagaggaacgaagaagactaatcctagataaataggaaagctcgagaattcttcatggagagaagttgaaggtggaggggacgaatgtcctgatcaattgaggctaactgagtagccagttcttccttcaagGCAACATTCTCCTGCACAGCTGCTTGATCCGCTTCATCgtgatcttcttcatattctagaagcatgcaaatgccctggagctgatcttcaacgtccttccggcGAGTGGTCAAACGGAGGAGGTcagtcagaacttcttgaaggttctgaagacagtgagtttgatgagaagtgagccagcATTTCAGAAGAGTCTCAATCCGCTCAAGAGCGAGAGAGAAGAAGATACATTGacgctccatggaaagacttggtcgaataccaaagtcttgagtccagaaatcaaatcgacAGTAGTCATTCTTGAATTGGAAGTTATGGAAGATTTGAAGTGAACGAAGGATGAGGTGAATTGTggtgtgatgaagaagaagtattGGAGAGATTATAAGAagaaaaagtaacagaaaaacatgcataaaacttatcaatcataaaagcatgtgagttactaaatggatggtgcattgaatcagagaatgaaaaattaacacagtcaacatgaattaaatttagtcatgacaaataaatgcatgcatgatagaTGTGGGggattcaaggcttggaagatGAAGGAAGGTTGTCCATTAAAtacttcatgattgcttccattttgcttgaggactcttgaattcgcttgctttgctcattctgaacatgtccttgttgctcaaccatctgaaataacctctgctgatcatcctGAATCCTGTCAATCCGAGCAGCAAGAatggcaacttctggagctggagcagAAGTAGGAACTTCTGGTGCTTGTGTAGGAGTAGCAGCTGCAGCTTCTGAAGACATGACAGTATCAACTTGAGTTGGcccttgcttctcaacttcatgatcaactgcatcttccagaatgactataccatcagagctttcttcttcaacctctgctGAAAGCAtcacagcatcttctgaggtacattcagagacaacacatggtcGTTGAGCCATggctcttctcaagggttcacaaaccctgtccagcactctctgcctttgctcataggccctctcagatgcatcatgaactcttagtcgtttctccctgctaagttgcttctgaagttcatgaactttgccttctgaccatctctcaaaggcagaccatagaccatcaacaagagaggcatcaaactgattatcagttacctgatacagccattTCAGTCTTCTGGAGGCCTCTTCAGAAAACTCCCGAATGAGTTGAGTAAGATTCTGAGGAGGAAAGGAGGTGGCCAAGGTCAGAACaagctgaggagttctggcagcattggagcttgaagcatttgattcATCCAGGTGCTCTGAAGGTGTGGAATCAATCTCGTGGTCCTTCTctacgcctgagtgatctgattcatccatgtgctcagcttcagagataatatttggcctttgccttgaggtgacagtcttctcaggtgaagtgaaactcagatcctgtgagttgactgctgagtagttggacaaggacacataggaggtctcagcagcatctggaagctgatcttcaaagttggaagcaatttgttgaaggggcttcacattgaaaggcggtacaagaatctgaacatcatcatcatccttttctttctcagcatggatctcaccagtctgggttatgagGAAGGTGTGTGAAGTGGATGAAGGCTTGGGGTTGAATTGTTCAACCAAGGTTCTCAAAGTGGCCTCACTTTGAGaaataccttgaatgaaggaattgaaaggaggtactggttcagttgggatggatgtggaagaggtgtaaattggagtggaagggatgactgtggtagctgtttggatggtgaatttaggagcttgaggttcagcttgtgtttcagcttgtgtttcaggttgagtgggtgttgtttggattgaggtaggcatggaggtagatataggcaggggttgttcaggaataactactaaagcagaatcagagttaatgctttcagtaattaccttacttggaCTTCTGATGGATGTGGTTGTGGTAAGATttgcagcccttgctggatcagaagttcttTTAGATCTCCTTTCACGTTGAACTTCTGAAGCAGGTTCAGATGCTTGCTCTGCAActgcctctttctgctgaaggggacccctcagaggaagcttccttctcttcactaAGGGAACAACATCAGAatcagtggattcttcagcGTCTGAAGCTTCCCTCATAACCTgaatcacattctggatgatctcatggtcatcctgctcatcttcttcttcctcaagagTAACTTTTCTTCTCTTAGCCACATgaatatcatcatcttcagtttcctcgCTTGAGGaatcttcccatgtgtcttcaGAGCTTTCAGATTCAGACACTTGACGTGGTTGAACTAAGGTTCTCTTGGAAGGTTTTACAGTAGAGGGTTCTctgatgatcacagtcttggatgcagctttcttctttgcaggttcctctgtcagaatccctttgcccttaggatctgaaggcttgctgcttgttgccctccttgatttccttgttgccaacttaggaggactttcaggaagtgtCTTGACAAACTCCTCAagagtgataggatctccttgtcttctgagcatccgcACATACTCCAGAAtacatgctggattgtccttcttggaccaaatagGAAAATCATCAATGGGGTAGTTTCTCTTACGAAcctcatcagaagtgtcttctctgggagcaacttgaactttctcaatgatttgcattttcttcaactttgtgccattgagagcatcgccaatagacatggccagatcttcgtgaagtccaaggtctgatagggtcttgacaagcttattctggacgaagatatctgacagcagccttccatacggaatgtaaaatatgaacctcttgttctcagaaccagttgtagtccttgatttctcaacacattccttcagataattgaagagAAGGAATGGAAGACAGATAGGTTCGCCCtagggatggcagagaagcccgaacccatgggcatccgacccgacccgactcgatttcttgggtgaaaacccgagttaaatgggttcgggttcgggttcgggttcgggttttacccgatcactttcgggttcgggtttgggtttgaccaaacccgcacccgaaccctacccgaacccggatctgtataagtgaaacctaagtattctgcttgtgcagtacaatatatgcagcatcttgcatattaatttaacagtaacatggcaattacaatgttacattacataatatagctctcttcacagtctttttcaggtcgggtttccgagttcaactgtttgtttgaggttgtgtgcaggtgtgggtacgggtcgggtgaacccgaaacccaatgggttcgggtgtgggtttaagttcaccacccatttcgggttcgggtgcgggtgcgagtgtgggtttttgatttcgggtttgggtttgggtttggcaaaacccgcaccctacccgacccattgccatccctagttcGCCCttagaaatgtagtacatgattaccttttgagttgcattaaGATAATCAGTTCCaccagttctggggtgaatgcaggtAAGGAATatcttctgccaaatcttcataTGAGGCTTCAAGTCCTTTatgttgtacttggttttctccatTTCCCAGTGGTCATAAATCGCCTTGTTGACCACGCTCCTCATCCCAGGAACATTTGCATCAACGTTCTTAATCCTTTTTCCTTGCTGGAATTCCATACCCAGCAACTTTTCAATGGACTCTTCTGAGATTACAATCTTCTTGTCCAGCACGTGAGAAAcaacgtagtagtcgttgcagacaGCGTTCTTCCAGAACTCAACAACCAATTTGTTGTAAATCGGACCATCAAGTCTATTGAAGTAGTAGCCAGACCACCCTTGTAAGTTGACCTGATCCCTGATGTCGAACCCATGTTCAGCTAGATTGTCGAAGTCAACTCTTgcttcacaacacacattcagttcttctactttcttggcacaagtgactacatttggtgcattcagaatcttctgtgcttcttcgaatctttgattctcttgatcttcgacagtttgtttggaagaagcagaaacatttaccttaggtttcctcgatttgcccatgattctcagagaatgaggtttagggttcagagagaagggggaaatgttggaggaaggagtatgaatgaatgcaatgcacacggatagtttcaaaaccgtaagtgtaagtgagtgggagatcgtgtgtgacagtgcatatagtgggtttaatggtaaccgttgacagttataagaaattaaaggcaaaatcaacggttataaaatagatagtctgaaaatagcatagtagagaagagtagacatcatcattatagcagatataccacgcgactcaaggaactatgtcacaaatgaagtgacacgtgtattgttgcctaccacagaagtttaaccggtgggttaagtgcttctgatcgagtaacttctgaaggaggtaacatctgatgacttcagaggtaccagggtcagaagttctgaagaaaaccttactctggacaaaattccatgttcaggttttcaagaatgaataaaaacctatcttctgctaataAGATGAAGATAACAAGATACCAAATCCAATGAGAGAAGTTTGAAGAAAAATGTTCAACAAACTTAGTGCTAAATAGTTGAATTTTAACTGGATAAACTTTTATTTTAGCGACTTTGTTTTTAACCTTATATGTCATACTTTTTGCTCCAAGACATACATATCAATGTTGGCTTTTATATATGGCTATAGTTACTATATTGCAGTTTATGATAATTGAACTTTTAGTATGAAAGTTAACTACTGACGTAGTACTGATTATATTTATGCTTAAAATGGTTTTGTGTGTAAACTTCCATTGCACAAATGGCCTATCCCTTCAACAGGTTAGACGTacctatttttttattaaatgaagTTGCTTCTTTAAGTTAACAACGAAACCAATGAATACATAATAAGTTCATCTTTAACATTTtacatataataaattaaataatcagaTACTTACATGTACAAATACCAAAACCctataaaagaagaaaactaccccacctaatacccccttgaaaatagacttaacaaaacatgcctcattaaaacctttctaggataaaacccccttgggaaaacctagcaaggaaaaagagtacctatTTTGAAAAGTTAAGAAGAATTTTCAAGGGTGTTTACAAAGAAAACTAATactcaacccaaacccaattCGTAAGCCTTCCAAAATCAAGACCAAACATTCCACCAAATTCTTAATACAGAATCTGTACCTCCAGGAAATAACCAGCAGAGGTAGACTTGTGAAAAAGGAACCAGGAAGCAAAAGCCATTCTAATGGGAGCTCACGAGTTTGCATCAATCAAAAAAACCAATATCCTCCACCAAAAGAGAGTGTTGCAACACCATCACTTAGAGTACAAAAAACGGCCATCCATACTTCATTTTAGTTGAACAAATCTGTTATTTAACTGAGCAATACAAGAGCACGGCTACAAGATCCATTCAAGCAATGTACACCTAAAATCACTTACCATTTATGAGAATCCATGCCTTCCATTAAATGGTACATAGGAGACCTTCCCCATCTGGAGATTCATTTGAAAATAAACTAACTACCATAAATATTGAGTTaacataaatcataaaattacTATTTATCATAGTATTTGCTTAAAAATTGTCACTATCTAAACCTACCTTTATACTAAATTTAAATAAGGGGACCAACATATATAATTAGCAATTGACTCATCTTCATACCTCAGCTTAAATTTTTGAatacttctttgtaaacaaCATTTTTTGTGTGCTCCAAAGGCGGAACTTCTGTCTGGTCAACATAAATTTTCAATCCATCCCTTGATTTCACACGCGACAACGCAACATATAGTTGACCATGGAAAAAAACAGGTCTCGGTAAAAAAATCCCCACTCGAGACAACGTCTACCCTTGACTCTTATTAATTGTCATTGCAAAACAAACACACACCGGAAATTGCCTACGTTGAACTTTAACATGTAGACCACTATCAGAAGGAACAATAGTCATGCGTGGGATGTATGTTTTTGTGCCAGCTTTATTTCCATTTAGCACTTTCCCATAAATCAAATTTGGTCTAAGATCCAACACAATAAGCCGAGTTCCATTGCATAACCCAGCTGAAACATCAATATTTCTCATTAACATAATGGGCGTtccaattttcaaacacaacctATGATCAGGAAGTCCAGATCCCTTAATGTCGTTCAAAAACTCAATGGTTATCCAATTTGCATCAATGGCTACATCTTCATCAACTTTGACTACACTGTCTGAACTTAAATACACTTTTTCTTTGCCGGGTACTATTGAAAGCACAAACTGGTTCACACTATCAACAATATCCAAAGTGGGAGCAAGAATAGCTTTATCAATAAAATATTCCTCATCAAAAAATTTCCTTTGAATATCAGGGTAGGTGGAATAAACTATACTTGACACAGCATCATCTTTAAAGGGAACCATCAAGTCATGTGGAATATCTAAATCACATTCACCATCATTGTAATCACCCAAATTACCATCACCAATATCAAGTATCCACTTGCTAAATTCAACCAATTTTTCACAATCATGTAAAGAATCATTCCCATGCAAACGCATATTCTCAGTAAGTTTTAAGACTTTGCAAAATTTCCATAGTCTTGATGAGTTAATAGTAGCCATTACAATTTCTTCCCTACTTGCTTTCGGGATAATAGGAAGAGTTTGTCTAAAATCTCCCCCTAAAACCACAACTTTTCCACCAAACGGCTTTCCCCCACCATAAACATCCCCAACTTCCATTATATCACGCAAGGTTCTATCAACAGCCTCAAATGCCCACCTATTAACCATAGGTGCCTCATCCCATATAATTAAACTTgtatgtttaagcaactctgCCTTGTTACTACCCAGCCTAATATTACAACATGAATCCTCATTTAACACAAGTGGGATACTAAATAACGAATGTGCAGTCCTCCCACCAGGTAACAAAAGAGATGCTATACCACTGGATGCAACATTCAACACAATCTTCCGCTCAGATCTTAATCTATAACTTAGGGTTTTCCAAAGAAAAGTTTTTCCTGTACCACCTGAACCATAGACAAAATAAAATCCTCCATCTGATTTATTAACTGCATCAATAACCTCATCATACACTTTCCTTTGACCATTATTCAACTTCATCAAATGGTCATTATGTTTAACTGACATATCATCAATGTCAAATCTTAACTCGTTAAACAACATGACATTCTCAAACTGAGGGACTTCATCTGAAATAGGATACGGAATGCCAGGAAAATCCTTTAGTGTTTTCCCATTATTAACTAACATTTTTTCAAGCTCAATCAAACAAAGcgtcttcaaagtctgatcatCCAAACGCAAAGctagataaaataaaacaatttatatAAAGTCAAAATAACAATTACTTTAACAACCACAAAGAAATGACATGtacaaaacataaatatatacatgtatataaacaaatacataaataaataaaaaatacctgGATTGCAAAGTAATTTCCTTCGCTTATAAAGAATTCCATCGGCTAACAACCTCCAAGTTTCCTCAAAAACTTTTCCTGGTGTGACAATTGAATTAGATAATAGCAACACCATAAACAACTTTCTAACAGACATACCACCTGACAATTCAGCACAATCAATTAATCCATCAATAAATTCTTTATCATCCTCTAATAATCCCAAGGCAGAACATGCTTCCTGAAAGCTCACTCGAACAACACCATCAACAGTTCTCAAATCGGCATAACTTGTGCATCCACATTGTAGATTTAACAATAAACGCAAATAATATACCTCCCCACACCCCAAAGGTATAAAATTCATTCTTCCAATGGAAAACCCTCTTTTGCGTGGTCGCCACTCTTTATCTTTAGGATGCCAAACAAATAACTGCGGATACTCAGCATATGTCAAATGCCTACCATGTTCATATATCATATTAGCAACCATCCACCCAGTAAACATTGTTTCAGACATCTGACCTCTTTGAACGACCCTATCAATTGGTTCTTCATTACCATATAATACAACTTGTTTGTTGGGCATATGAAAAGGTAATCGCTGAACGGGAGGCCAATGATCATGAATACGAAATGAAAATGATCTCCAAGCAGCTTCACAAGCAGACAAATAacgacaatcataatattgttgGATCTCATCAACCTCCGGCACATTTTGTCCTTTATTACATTCATTTTTCATTGAAACTGTAACCCGATCAACTCCTTTGTTGATATACTTAAATAAGTATTTGATGCAATTCGATTTGTTACAATATTCAATGTTAATGTGGGCTTGGTACTTCATCAACAATTTTGCATTATAAGGAACAACATACCCATTATCTAATTGAACATCACGTCTTTCAACAAAAACACCAGTGTTCCTCCTTCGATATGTCGGATAACCATCAATGTCAAATGAGGTCTTATCCACATATTTCttaggaaaaaatttggaacaccgACCATTTACCATGCACGGAGAATTTTTCCTACTACTACCACATGGACCATGGACCATGAACATAGAAACAACTTCAAATAGTTTCGGGCTAGCAACTGGATCAGGTAACTCTGCACATataactgaatcaattttctctGGTGTTGTTAGCTTTGAACCAGGCGCTAACCAAATAAGTATATGGGCATGTAGAAGTCCCCTCTTTTGAAACTCAATGATATACATtcctataaataaattaatcacccatataatatttttcaatatctacatatatatatatatatatattatattcaatTGAAATATTACTAACCAGCTGAGACTTTCCCAAAATATTGACCTTTCCTCAAATCTCGCATTAACTGCTTCACTTTAATATGAAAAACCCGACACGAGATATCAGGGCGATCATAGGCATTCAAGTCTTTTTCAGAAACACACCTTTGAATTTCAAGCCACTTTGGGTTGCAAGCAACAGTTATAAAAAGATCTGGATATCCAACATGTTTGCAGATTGCCATTGCATCTTGACAATTGTTAAACATATATCTTCTTCCACCAGTAAATGATGAAGGTAGAACTATCCTTGTTCCAACTGATGCTGAATCGACATCACCTTTCTCCATAGCCTCCTCCAATCCAGATAAGAAGTCTCGACGTATTGTCTTTTGATTACCCTTGATATATGATAATCTTTGAGCCTCAATCATCGAATaacaatccacaagaaattGTTGGAATAATCTTCTACTACGCAATATAACTGAATCCGCTCTcattctttcatgaattctaaaAGAAATAAATTCTCTCAAAGATACTCGTACTCTCTTTTTAAAAACACGACCATCTCCATCTTGGCGAAACAAAATATCTTCTTTATATCCATCTTCTCCATTAGGAAAAAGCAAAGGATATTGCAACGGTAAAAATGAAGTGTGTGTCTCATGAATTCTTCTAAGAGTACCATCCATTGAACTAACAACTATGTCTCGACCACAATCAGTAGAATCAAAATCACCAACAATTAAACCAGCTACCTCATCCACAGAAGGTAAATTGTACACTCTTGGGTCTTTGGGTCTAGCCCTAAACAATCTTAGAGAAATCCTTAACAATGGGTTGATAGAAATGAAATCACGTACCTTTCGAAATGATTTCACCAAGACATTACACTCATCAACCATTGCCAAAAGATCTTCAATTAAGGATTTGTTTAGCTTACAACTTCCATCCGAATTCctaaacaataaaacaaaaatattaataacatTAAAACATAATATACAACATTCATAAGAAAAAATAGCATTTACGTACCTAAAGTGTGAACTTCGATTTTGGATCTCATTCTGAGTATCATAAACATAAAGTTGGGCAAATTTAGGAGTCTCTCCCACATTTGGAAGCAAGCTACCAATACGATGATAATTTTGCCCACTAATAACAAATTGTGGTGGACCGCCTCCGTCATTTAGACCAATTTCAATTTTTCCACCAAatgaagtaaaagaaaaagCACTATTATAACTTCTTATATTTGCTAAGAATTCTCGACTACGAACATCATTTCCCATTATCAAATCCCATAATAAAGTCGGTGGCTTCCTGAAGAAAGGAACTAACACTTTTCCGTTTAGACAACACAGAGAAAAAATTGTGGGAatattattctttttctttctaacTCCTTCAGCATACCAATGCAAAGCCCCACAATACTGACACTCATACTTCATGTCTCCAATATCAGAATATTCTGCATTTAAATTCAATAACACTTACATGGAAAATTTTTCACAATCAACCTTTAATTACAAATTTATAtcataaaacaataatttaCCCTCAAACTCATCAAAATTTTTACTGCAAGGCATATCATCTCGTTCACCATCTTCACTATCTTCACTTTCATCACTTGATGAACAACCACTAAATGTTTGAACTTCATCTACAAATAGTtgcaattaattattatttcataaatagaaagaatagaacaaaaaatataataaacattattcaaaacctccattaaaaaaaaaagcaattctACTCTATTGATCAAAAAGTTAAGCGATATGCATAAAAatatttacttaaaaaaataattgattttattttaagtgaattttttgaataaaataattttttatttaagtttgtcaataagttttttttacaaaagatgcaatttaaaaccatttggagataaatatttcaaatataaattaggagcAATATGGACCATTTAAATTTTTAAGAGTGTGTTTCATTATGTTCCACCATTTTCTAAAGAACAAAAATGTGATATTCCAAGAGcatttaattttcttctcttctgcTCCATCATAAAAACATAACAATCACAAAACTGAACTCAAATGTGACATTCCATTCACAAATGTCTACCAAACAATactttaaattaaaaatcaaaatcatggtTGGAAAATGGAAATGAACTGTCCTAGACACCAAAAATTGgccataaaattatttaaattatataccCCTGGCAGCTTATCATCTCTACTAATCCAATTATCCACACCAACATCACTCGCGCCATCTTCTTGTACTGGACTTTAAAAAGTATACCTTATATTAATTTCTTCAACTTCAgattcatatcatatcatatgacACCTAAATAACCTCCATTGTAATATTTTATAATCCACAAAATCATCCCCTTGGATTTAAACTACTAACTCAAAAACAGTCATCTTTATAATCCCACTTTTGATAATTCGTTCATTTGACAGTTAATATTACTTATCTTAAAAAT
This window harbors:
- the LOC130712204 gene encoding uncharacterized protein LOC130712204; amino-acid sequence: MSSSSKSTVCSRTTSSLANDTLYDAMDISSSSVSTNADEVQTFSGCSSSDESEDSEDGERDDMPCSKNFDEFEEYSDIGDMKYECQYCGALHWKPPTLLWDLIMGNDVRSREFLANIRSYNSAFSFTSFGGKIEIGLNDGGGPPQFVISGQNYHRIGSLLPNVGETPKFAQLYVYDTQNEIQNRSSHFRNSDGSCKLNKSLIEDLLAMVDECNVLVKSFRKVRDFISINPLLRISLRLFRARPKDPRVYNLPSVDEVAGLIVGDFDSTDCGRDIVVSSMDGTLRRIHETHTSFLPLQYPLLFPNGEDGYKEDILFRQDGDGRVFKKRVRVSLREFISFRIHERMRADSVILRSRRLFQQFLVDCYSMIEAQRLSYIKGNQKTIRRDFLSGLEEAMEKGDVDSASVGTRIVLPSSFTGGRRYMFNNCQDAMAICKHVGYPDLFITVACNPKWLEIQRCVSEKDLNAYDRPDISCRVFHIKVKQLMRDLRKGQYFGKVSAGMYIIEFQKRGLLHAHILIWLAPGSKLTTPEKIDSVICAELPDPVASPKLFEVVSMFMVHGPCGSSRKNSPCMVNGRCSKFFPKKYVDKTSFDIDGYPTYRRRNTGVFVERRDVQLDNGYVVPYNAKLLMKYQAHINIEYCNKSNCIKYLFKYINKGVDRVTVSMKNECNKGQNVPEVDEIQQYYDCRYLSACEAAWRSFSFRIHDHWPPVQRLPFHMPNKQVVLYGNEEPIDRVVQRGQMSETMFTGWMVANMIYEHGRHLTYAEYPQLFVWHPKDKEWRPRKRGFSIGRMNFIPLGCGEVYYLRLLLNLQCGCTSYADLRTVDGVVRVSFQEACSALGLLEDDKEFIDGLIDCAELSGGMSVRKLFMVLLLSNSIVTPGKVFEETWRLLADGILYKRRKLLCNPALRLDDQTLKTLCLIELEKMLVNNGKTLKDFPGIPYPISDEVPQFENVMLFNELRFDIDDMSVKHNDHLMKLNNGQRKVYDEVIDAVNKSDGGFYFVYGSGGTGKTFLWKTLSYRLRSERKIVLNVASSGIASLLLPGGRTAHSLFSIPLVLNEDSCCNIRLGSNKAELLKHTSLIIWDEAPMVNRWAFEAVDRTLRDIMEVGDVYGGGKPFGGKVVVLGGDFRQTLPIIPKASREEIVMATINSSRLWKFCKVLKLTENMRLHGNDSLHDCEKLVEFSKWILDIGDGNLGDYNDGECDLDIPHDLMVPFKDDAVSSIVYSTYPDIQRKFFDEEYFIDKAILAPTLDIVDSVNQFVLSIVPGKEKVYLSSDSVVKVDEDVAIDANWITIEFLNDIKGSGLPDHRLCLKIGTPIMLMRNIDVSAGLCNGTRLIVLDLRPNLIYGKVLNGNKAGTKTYIPRMTIVPSDSGLHVKVQRRWGRSPMYHLMEGMDSHKWDQVNLQGWSGYYFNRLDGPIYNKLVVEFWKNAVCNDYYVVSHVLDKKIVISEESIEKLLGMEFQQGKRIKNVDANVPGMRSVVNKAIYDHWEMEKTKYNIKDLKPHMKIWQKIFLTCIHPRTGGTDYLNATQKVKPKGTDSPVWRGIFKARDRLREGFKFRLGTGDTSLCFGDWCGDGALAIKVLYVDIHDLELSLRDVISNGSWNLGNVYTTIPDEYQQRLQLIEPHIKPNQRDVWIWDGSSTDKCVPLSMQYGRERKLCPVLGGGRGCPSLFKGLSSFTGDLAETWSTVLARFLGERLWRLG